A region of Allocoleopsis franciscana PCC 7113 DNA encodes the following proteins:
- a CDS encoding ArnT family glycosyltransferase produces MKFLTDKAQRSRFKTWHILGAIWLIGALCDRLWLALDRSIPAWDQTNHLTGSLNYLNALQQAQWFSGEWWQHLWKLSSKYPPLLYIVTAPFQLIFGTGPEQALLVNLLFSAILLVSVYGLGKHLFNPQVGLWAAGLCILLPRLYTARIHYLHDYPLTALVAASFLCLTLWRDAKTKWQGWRWALSFGVCFGLAIMIKQTVLFFLFVPLLWVSIPLLRKLAWGRMAQLIGGFFVSVLIFAPWYRTNWIYLFSAYQNAIVVPGTEEGDPPLNTLAAWTYYWHDLPRAVSWPLLLVPLVGLLLYWILLLPPFRNRFHGDELREPTPVPDRASDDSEHYRLQEVGYPQNPHPTFKPRRQKPVREGQNPPSQTASALCWLALFLIASYLINSANFNKDTRYVMPYMPILSVILAYGLTVWPRRLRVVPWLTVGLASILMLLNLFPIGGIPGNYLTQTLSPKAQTYPQFGSNWPHAQVVAEIVRTTPQLKATVGVLPRIPDLNHNNFNYYGALSKFQVYGREVGTRKKFIPQDARSLSWFVTKTDYQGSPKESQMMMMQTVEQSRDFQVQKTWKLPDNSTLKLYHRVQPPVQVRAIPQSLTQVKLERVVVPPQAPPGVPVPVTYEWSGAWQQLRSGIVLLTWKKEASLDSEVIEATPTSPLQKSQDTNQSTVSNSQIQPSVQNPKSFPPERPLPKKESQTPTSNNQAQPNLQRWIHDHGIGLGELYPGRLSDKIWQSSFQVLESTAMLPPADVAPGIYTLEANYLNRETGENYPISVPPVTLKIDPKSAATSAPELDLITQMYALARQLPEGRQALDRVFDEIGRINQYDPVQDYTIQAERALEFRLQQEPKNRDFAYGLAFSHVLQKDPERATEALKRVVQLDAQNPYAHAYLAFLYIYQWRGRQAESAIAPALKLNPNIPEVQALSGGAALLQGQVFKAWDILKGLKL; encoded by the coding sequence GTGAAGTTCCTAACAGACAAAGCTCAACGTAGTCGGTTCAAAACATGGCATATACTAGGAGCAATTTGGCTCATTGGTGCTTTGTGCGATCGCCTCTGGTTAGCCCTTGACCGCTCGATTCCCGCTTGGGACCAAACCAACCACCTGACCGGTTCCTTAAACTACCTCAACGCCCTGCAACAAGCACAGTGGTTTTCCGGCGAATGGTGGCAGCACTTATGGAAACTCTCTTCTAAATATCCGCCCTTACTCTACATTGTCACCGCTCCCTTTCAACTAATCTTTGGCACTGGCCCAGAGCAAGCACTGCTGGTAAATTTGCTCTTTAGTGCCATTTTGCTCGTCTCAGTCTACGGTTTAGGGAAACACCTGTTCAACCCACAAGTCGGTTTATGGGCGGCAGGATTATGTATCCTTCTCCCCAGACTTTACACCGCCCGCATCCATTACTTGCATGACTATCCTCTCACGGCGTTAGTCGCAGCTAGTTTCTTGTGTCTCACCTTGTGGCGCGATGCGAAAACCAAATGGCAGGGATGGCGTTGGGCGTTATCGTTTGGTGTCTGCTTTGGTCTGGCAATTATGATCAAGCAGACAGTGCTATTTTTTCTGTTTGTACCCTTATTGTGGGTGAGTATTCCACTGCTGCGAAAACTGGCTTGGGGACGAATGGCACAGTTAATCGGCGGCTTCTTCGTCTCTGTCTTGATTTTCGCCCCTTGGTACCGCACCAACTGGATTTATTTGTTCAGTGCCTATCAGAATGCCATTGTTGTACCCGGAACCGAGGAAGGCGATCCCCCCCTCAATACCCTCGCGGCTTGGACGTATTATTGGCATGACTTACCCCGTGCGGTATCTTGGCCTTTACTGTTAGTTCCCCTGGTTGGCTTGCTGTTGTATTGGATTCTGCTATTGCCTCCATTCCGCAACCGTTTCCACGGCGATGAACTGAGGGAACCGACCCCCGTACCTGATCGCGCCAGTGATGACTCCGAACACTACCGACTGCAAGAAGTCGGCTATCCCCAGAATCCTCATCCCACCTTCAAACCCCGCCGACAAAAGCCAGTTCGAGAAGGGCAAAATCCACCCTCTCAAACCGCATCCGCGTTGTGTTGGTTAGCTCTATTTCTGATTGCGTCTTACTTGATCAACTCCGCTAATTTTAATAAAGATACCCGTTATGTCATGCCTTATATGCCGATTCTTTCGGTAATTTTGGCCTATGGGTTGACGGTATGGCCTAGGCGCTTGCGAGTGGTGCCTTGGTTGACGGTAGGTTTAGCCTCTATATTAATGTTGCTGAATCTGTTCCCGATTGGGGGAATACCGGGCAATTATTTAACGCAGACATTGAGTCCCAAAGCGCAAACTTATCCTCAGTTTGGCTCAAACTGGCCTCATGCTCAGGTGGTTGCGGAAATCGTTCGCACAACGCCTCAACTAAAAGCCACAGTGGGTGTGTTGCCTAGGATACCCGATTTGAATCACAACAATTTTAATTACTACGGCGCGTTGAGCAAGTTTCAGGTGTATGGGCGTGAGGTGGGTACCCGTAAGAAATTTATACCCCAAGATGCGCGATCGCTTTCTTGGTTTGTCACCAAAACCGACTATCAAGGTTCGCCGAAAGAATCGCAAATGATGATGATGCAAACGGTGGAACAAAGTCGAGATTTTCAGGTGCAAAAAACTTGGAAATTGCCGGATAACAGTACTCTCAAACTCTATCATCGCGTTCAACCACCCGTACAAGTCAGGGCAATTCCCCAATCCCTCACTCAGGTGAAATTAGAGCGAGTCGTTGTGCCTCCACAAGCCCCTCCAGGAGTACCCGTCCCTGTGACTTATGAATGGTCGGGTGCGTGGCAGCAGTTGCGATCGGGTATTGTTTTATTAACTTGGAAAAAAGAGGCGAGTCTGGATTCAGAAGTCATAGAGGCGACACCTACATCGCCTCTACAGAAATCACAGGATACAAACCAATCTACTGTTTCTAATTCCCAAATTCAGCCATCGGTACAAAATCCCAAATCTTTTCCTCCCGAACGTCCTCTGCCTAAAAAGGAAAGCCAAACTCCAACATCAAATAATCAGGCTCAACCCAATCTGCAACGATGGATACATGACCACGGTATCGGATTAGGAGAACTTTATCCTGGACGCTTGAGCGATAAAATATGGCAGAGTAGTTTTCAGGTACTTGAATCCACGGCAATGCTGCCTCCAGCGGATGTTGCACCTGGAATTTATACCCTGGAAGCGAATTACCTAAACAGGGAAACGGGGGAGAATTATCCGATTTCTGTACCACCAGTTACCCTAAAAATTGACCCTAAATCTGCTGCTACATCGGCTCCTGAATTGGATTTAATTACTCAGATGTATGCATTAGCTCGTCAATTACCTGAAGGGCGACAAGCGCTCGATCGCGTCTTTGATGAAATTGGACGAATTAATCAGTATGACCCGGTTCAAGATTACACGATTCAGGCGGAACGTGCTCTAGAATTTCGCCTCCAACAAGAACCCAAAAACCGCGATTTTGCTTATGGATTGGCGTTTTCCCACGTTTTACAAAAAGACCCAGAACGTGCCACAGAAGCGTTGAAACGTGTGGTGCAACTCGATGCCCAGAACCCTTACGCCCATGCTTATCTCGCCTTTCTCTATATCTATCAATGGCGGGGTAGACAGGCTGAAAGTGCGATCGCACCTGCTCTTAAACTCAATCCTAATATTCCTGAAGTGCAAGCGCTCTCCGGTGGGGCAGCTCTTTTGCAAGGACAAGTTTTTAAGGCATGGGATATTCTCAAGGGATTAAAACTTTGA
- a CDS encoding HAF repeat-containing PEP-CTERM protein — MNCTSIGQKLSFATATVALLALGSIEPAAAISLYSITELPFVPTDINDKGQIVGSQYLWESGTLTELGFLPGANATYAKGINNVGQVVGSSGLLGSSSSAFIWQDGIMSSLGTPPASICTGCYYATANDINDQGQIVGDLVSWSYQGFVWANGTLIDTLAPSYLINDADAINNAGQVIVTGAARWSVAFVWNNGTLTALDTPQDTTTITYVKAKDINNAGQVVGSFSVPFFVSTPRIDTLLWDGNTGTILDNIDGNVFSANSINDSTLVVGESRSNNSTTYASIWEDGELFDLNTLIPADSGWELVSASKINNKNQIVGTGKINGESRGFLLTPEAKSVPEPTSVLGVLGLGGLSMVLSRLRKRKWGN; from the coding sequence ATGAATTGCACATCTATTGGACAAAAACTCTCGTTCGCAACCGCAACGGTTGCCCTACTGGCGCTTGGAAGCATTGAACCTGCTGCTGCCATCTCCTTGTATTCCATTACTGAATTACCTTTTGTCCCTACAGATATTAATGACAAAGGTCAAATTGTCGGTTCTCAGTATTTGTGGGAAAGTGGAACACTAACTGAATTGGGCTTTCTGCCTGGAGCTAATGCTACTTACGCTAAGGGCATCAATAACGTCGGTCAAGTCGTCGGCAGTTCTGGCTTGCTTGGCAGTTCTAGCAGTGCCTTTATATGGCAAGATGGCATCATGAGTAGCTTGGGAACTCCTCCTGCCTCGATTTGTACAGGTTGCTACTACGCAACGGCTAATGACATTAACGATCAAGGTCAAATCGTCGGTGATTTAGTTAGCTGGTCTTATCAAGGCTTTGTCTGGGCTAATGGCACTCTAATAGATACGCTCGCTCCTTCTTACCTGATCAATGATGCCGATGCCATCAACAATGCAGGTCAAGTTATTGTCACTGGTGCCGCTCGTTGGAGTGTAGCGTTCGTATGGAATAACGGCACCCTTACTGCGCTAGATACACCTCAAGATACTACTACGATAACCTATGTTAAGGCAAAAGACATCAACAATGCAGGTCAGGTTGTTGGCTCTTTTTCAGTTCCGTTCTTCGTTTCTACGCCTAGAATTGACACCTTATTGTGGGACGGAAATACCGGAACAATTCTGGATAACATCGATGGCAACGTATTCTCTGCTAATAGTATTAACGATTCAACCCTAGTGGTTGGTGAATCCAGAAGCAATAACAGTACAACCTATGCTTCCATCTGGGAAGATGGCGAATTGTTTGACCTCAACACCCTGATTCCGGCTGATTCGGGATGGGAACTAGTATCTGCATCAAAAATTAATAATAAAAATCAGATTGTTGGCACGGGCAAAATTAATGGCGAGTCTCGTGGCTTTCTCCTCACACCTGAAGCCAAATCTGTTCCCGAACCAACTTCTGTTTTAGGAGTATTGGGTTTAGGAGGACTCAGCATGGTTTTGAGCCGATTACGCAAACGGAAATGGGGTAATTAA
- the nblB gene encoding phycobilisome degradation protein NblB, giving the protein MSVTRESVQELLSSQDFGQRISGVNQLRQLEPAVAFELIQPIVTDANTRVRYAAVSQLDTLGNQDLPATLTLLRDRLLNDSEPDVQAAAADALGALKLTEAYEDIQRLYYQTSEWLVQFSIIAALGEMGDPRSFELLQEALNSETSLVQTAAISALGELGDARAVSLLIPFATNSDWQIRFRVAQALSRLGGVEAHSTLETLAKDENKEVAKEAQAAL; this is encoded by the coding sequence ATGAGCGTTACTCGTGAGTCTGTTCAAGAGCTGCTAAGTTCTCAGGACTTTGGTCAGCGTATAAGTGGAGTTAACCAGTTACGTCAACTGGAACCGGCTGTGGCGTTTGAGTTAATTCAGCCAATTGTGACGGATGCCAATACTCGTGTTCGATATGCGGCGGTGAGTCAGTTGGATACCTTGGGGAATCAAGATTTACCAGCAACGTTAACCCTATTACGCGATCGCTTACTCAATGACTCGGAACCGGATGTGCAAGCGGCGGCGGCTGATGCGTTGGGTGCACTCAAACTCACAGAAGCCTATGAAGATATTCAGCGGCTTTATTACCAAACCTCGGAGTGGTTAGTGCAGTTTAGTATTATTGCCGCGTTGGGGGAAATGGGTGATCCGCGTTCTTTTGAGTTATTGCAGGAAGCGCTTAATTCTGAAACCAGCCTGGTGCAAACGGCGGCAATTAGTGCCTTGGGAGAGTTAGGCGATGCGCGTGCAGTATCGTTGTTGATTCCTTTTGCCACGAATTCAGATTGGCAGATTCGCTTTCGCGTCGCGCAGGCGCTAAGTCGGCTGGGAGGTGTAGAGGCTCATTCTACGCTGGAAACTTTGGCGAAGGATGAAAACAAAGAAGTGGCGAAGGAAGCGCAGGCGGCTTTGTAG
- a CDS encoding CBS domain-containing protein: protein MAKTVADVMSRDPIMVKPQTPIKEAIKILAEQRISGLPVVDDAGSLVGVISETDLLWQETGVEPPIYIMFLDSVIFLENPARHEQELHKALGQTVGEVMSTNPVTVESDQPLRKAAKLMQEKSIRRLAVVNDQGKVIGILTPGDIVRAMAAEFKD, encoded by the coding sequence ATGGCCAAAACCGTTGCCGATGTCATGAGCCGTGACCCCATCATGGTCAAGCCGCAAACGCCGATCAAAGAGGCAATCAAGATTCTTGCAGAACAGCGCATCAGTGGTTTGCCGGTGGTGGATGACGCAGGCAGCTTGGTGGGCGTTATTTCTGAAACGGATTTGTTGTGGCAGGAGACAGGAGTTGAGCCGCCAATCTACATTATGTTTCTCGATAGTGTGATTTTTTTAGAAAATCCCGCTCGTCATGAGCAAGAACTCCATAAAGCGCTGGGGCAAACTGTTGGGGAAGTGATGAGTACGAATCCCGTGACGGTGGAATCGGATCAACCCTTACGGAAAGCGGCAAAGCTGATGCAGGAGAAATCTATCCGGCGATTGGCAGTAGTTAATGATCAGGGTAAGGTGATTGGTATTCTTACGCCTGGGGATATTGTACGGGCGATGGCAGCGGAGTTTAAGGATTGA
- a CDS encoding VOC family protein has product MTVHYTDAFVTLAAADAEILVRFYRQLLDQEPKPYIPHVYAEFQLTGLRLGIFQPKPTHLEEFANSSQSGMSLCLEVDNLEDAIAHLTQIGYPPPGEIITASHGREIYAYDPTGNRLILHQSHA; this is encoded by the coding sequence ATGACTGTTCACTACACCGATGCCTTTGTTACCTTAGCCGCTGCTGATGCCGAGATTCTGGTTCGGTTTTATCGCCAGTTGCTCGATCAAGAACCCAAACCCTACATTCCCCATGTCTATGCTGAGTTTCAACTGACTGGGTTGCGGTTGGGCATCTTTCAGCCTAAACCAACGCACCTGGAAGAATTTGCCAATTCTAGCCAAAGTGGCATGAGTTTGTGTTTAGAAGTGGATAATTTGGAGGATGCGATCGCTCATTTAACCCAAATCGGATACCCACCTCCCGGAGAAATTATCACAGCCTCTCACGGTCGAGAAATTTACGCTTACGACCCAACGGGAAATCGCTTAATTTTACATCAGTCCCATGCATAG